A window from Carassius carassius chromosome 40, fCarCar2.1, whole genome shotgun sequence encodes these proteins:
- the tmem26b gene encoding transmembrane protein 26b: MLVKFICAVVTRALFILVSLIGVWRVTWVKNNNLYWFLTILYLPLVAEMILTLRRRKGKDYKWFSPAILFFLVSIIPTIWILELHHQKNKSSNTKCTNLDSSESIQAFLDKLRNSTNGNVSEKDPLRFLSAVCANDWILALQQIVLILLIVGKWLLPIAGGVTRDEISQLLLIFVGTAADILEFISETLADVEAESTQFVCVILAVWTLSMLQFPLHFSVVNTKPEDFCESQDDSLIAKFRTDIWDIAGTIFLQDGPFFVVRLAVMISFSEFHQMLVFFTIKNFLVVLISIYRLWAIWIDNKP, translated from the exons ATGCTTGTCAAATTTATCTGCGCTGTGGTCACCAGAGCGTTGTTTATTTTAGTGTCTCTTATTGGTGTATGGAGGGTGACAtgggttaaaaataataatttatactgGTTTCTGACTATCCTCTATCTACCTCTCGTGGCTGAAATGATTTTAACTCTGAGAAGAAGAAAAGGGAAGGATTACAAATG GTTTTCTCCAGCGATATTGTTTTTCCTCGTCAGCATTATACCAACCATATGGATCCTTGAGTTGCaccatcagaaaaacaaatcaaGTAATACTAAG TGTACTAacctggattcatctgaaagcatCCAAGCATTTCTTGATAAATTGAGAAATTCAACCAATGGAAACGTGAGTGAAAAG GACCCTCTGAGGTTTTTGTCAGCGGTGTGTGCCAATGACTGGATCCTGGCCCTTCAGCAAATCGTCCTGATCCTGCTGATAGTGGGGAAGTGGCTGCTACCGATCGCTGGAGGGGTCACCAGAGATGAAATATCGCAGTTGTTACTCATCTTTGTAGGCACAGCTGCTGATATCCTCGAGTTCATCAGTGAGACGCTCGCCGATGTGGA GGCGGAAAGTACACAGTTTGTGTGCGTTATTCTTGCGGTCTGGACATTGAGCATGCTCCAGTTTCCTCTGCATTTCTCAG tgGTGAACACCAAACCTGAGGATTTCTGTGAAAGCCAGGATGACTCTCTCATTGCCAAGTTCAGGACAGATATATGGGACATTGCGGGAACCATTTTTCTTCAAGATGGCCCCTTTTTTGTTGTCCGACTTGCAGTTATGATTTCTTTCTCTGAGTTTCATCAAATGCTGGTCTTCTTTACCATTAAGAACTTTCTAGTAGTGTTGATTAGCATCTACAGGCTGTGGGCCATTTGGATAGATAACAAACCTTGA